A region of Zeugodacus cucurbitae isolate PBARC_wt_2022May chromosome 5, idZeuCucr1.2, whole genome shotgun sequence DNA encodes the following proteins:
- the LOC105213829 gene encoding trypsin eta, which produces MLRYIIIALAFCGVQQLTAATPPSGSHLSFDLNGRIINGTVASFNATKHQVSIRRRLNDGYYFGTGHLCGGSLISSDVVLSAAHCFVNYDINNGTFRPDSDFIVVMGNLDRFELNNYTLVFDIQKVVFNVSHFNLSTYESDIALVFLNGSVPTNYTRAQPIQINTKEVPDNTTCQVTGWGQTEEGYLSDVLLTVDVPIINETVCANNMKFGPGLIRQGMLCAGYTQGERDACSGDSGGPLVCNNKLAGIVSWGVGCAQPELPGVYTNVSYWAKWIEEHTDVKSAANSGHLAGLTVFLTVFIGLVLNR; this is translated from the exons ATGTTGAGATACATAATAATTGCGCTCGCGTTCTGTGGCGTTCAACAATTAACGG cGGCCACTCCACCGAGCGGCAGCCATTTGAGTTTTGACCTTAACGGACGCATTATCAATGGCACCGTGGCGAGTTTTAATGCCACCAAACATCAGGTCTCCATAAGACGTCGCCTCAATGATGGCTACTACTTTGGTACCGGTCATCTCTGTGGTGGTTCGTTGATTAGTTCGGATGTAGTGCTCTCCGCGGCGCATTGTTTCGTCAA TTACGACATCAATAACGGAACATTCCGTCCGGATTCGGATTTCATTGTGGTTATGGGCAATCTGGATCGTTTCGAACTCAACAATTACACGCTTGTATTTGACATACAGAAAGTCGTCTTCAATGTAAGCCATTTCAATCTCAGCACCTATGAGTCGGACATTGCTTTGGTGTTCCTGAATGGGTCTGTGCCCACGAATTACACCAGAGCCCAACCTATTcaaataaatacgaaagaagTGCCCGACAATACCACTTGTCAGGTAACTGGTTGGGGACAAACTGAAGAG ggtTACTTATCGGATGTTTTGCTGACTGTTGATGTGCCCATCATTAATGAAACTGTCTGcgcaaataatatgaaatttggtcCTGGACTCATTCGTCAGGGTATGCTCTGTGCTGGCTATACGCAGGGTGAGCGTGACGCCTGTTCGGGCGATTCTGGTGGTCCActtgtgtgcaacaacaaattggcCGGTATTGTATCGTGGGGAGTCGGTTGTGCACAACCCGAACTACCAGGTGTCTACACGAATGTATCCTATTGGGCGAAGTGGATCGAAGAGCATACGGATGTTAAAAGCGCAGCGAACTCAGGTCATTTGGCCGGTCTTACTGTTTTCTTGACAGTATTTATTGGTTTAGTACTGAATAGATAA
- the LOC128922070 gene encoding trypsin eta-like, producing the protein MAARGLSTLLLAIFFIVVATGANTGVSSVGLGGRIINGTLAYQNATKHQVSIRRRLNDQYFFGAGHVCGGSLIGPNVVLSAAHCFVNQEIDTGIYRPASDFVVVMGTLDRYERTKYTLQFNIEQIVYGINPFNLSTYENDIALVFLNGSVPAGYPTVQPIQRAKTATTAGTVCQATGWGQTERGVLSTDLLSVDLPIIGAKQCTEDTAFAKGLIRQGMLCAGYLQGERDACAGDSGGPLVCNNLLTGIVSWGIECALPRLPGVYTDVAYFSDWIENVTRNYAISMQRANNTRPGGNSTKPGSNSTRPGNSTGGGGGSWGGGGSGGGGGGGGAMATFSHSAVMLVMIVAWTTVMSYFN; encoded by the exons ATGGCGGCAAGAGGGTTGAGCACACTTTTATTGGCGATCTTCTTCATAGTTGTTGCAACCGGCGCGAATACCGGCGTAAGCTCCGTTGGACTGGGTGGACGCATTATCAATGGCACTTTGGCGTACCAAAATGCGACGAAACATCAGGTGTCGATTCGTAGACGTCTTAATGATCAATACTTTTTTGGTGCCGGACACGTTTGTGGCGGTTCGTTGATTGGGCCGAATGTGGTGCTCTCTGCGGCGCATTGCTTTGTCAA TCAAGAAATCGACACTGGCATTTATCGTCCTGCTTCAGATTTCGTTGTGGTCATGGGCACGCTGGATCGTTATGAGCGCACCAAGTACACGCTGCAGTTCAATATCGAGCAGATTGTTTATGGCATAAATCCATTTAATTTGTCCACATATGAGAATGATATTGCTTTGGTGTTTTTGAATGGTTCCGTGCCCGCAGGATATCCCACTGTGCAGCCCATTCAGCGTGCTAAAACTGCGACAACGGCAGGCACTGTCTGTCAGGCGACAGGTTGGGGTCAAACTGAGAGG GGTGTATTGTCTACTGATCTGTTATCAGTTGACTTACCCATAATTGGTGCGAAGCAATGCACCGAGGACACCGCTTTCGCGAAGGGTCTCATCCGTCAGGGTATGCTCTGCGCTGGTTATCTGCAGGGTGAACGTGACGCTTGCGCCGGCGATTCTGGCGGTCCGCTGGTGTGTAACAATTTGCTGACCGGTATTGTCTCCTGGGGCATTGAGTGCGCGTTGCCGCGTCTGCCCGGCGTTTACACAGATGTCGCATACTTTTCCGATTGGATCGAGAATGTGACGCGGAACTACGCGATTAGCATGCAGCGTGCGAATAATACGAGGCCCGGTGGCAATAGCACAAAACCGGGTAGTAATAGCACTAGGCCGGGTAACAGCACTGGTGGCGGTGGCGGCAGTTGGGGTGGTGGTGGTTccggtggcggtggcggtggcggcggtgCTATGGCTACGTTCTCTCATTCGGCCGTTATGCTCGTAATGATTGTCGCTTGGACTACCGTAATGAgctatttcaattga
- the LOC105213832 gene encoding hypodermin-B, with protein MHRSESLNKLMKIFILAFLCNEMHSSLTQSNAAEHPFDAYPSSLNGSEATLEHAYYQASIRLAIEDYMFGEGHICGGAVIAPSVVLTVAHCIHNYRTQTSRHPAELKVVMGTLNRYQRDEHTLVYGVTHVHRPRTFNAHSLHDDIAIIMLERDIPPAHPTVKPITLSLTALRNVKVSETMADDAVKQHKLVVTSWLVTKEHLPYTQLMSFNATQLSGQQCADKYGQIYGPDMVCVGYLGSQAQETACQQDAGAPLVENNQLLALNGKQSVDCKSNADPVTFVDVSHHANWILEKIGDGKNCNSSIWGMLAFLIFTIWTARRTKYFKFWL; from the exons ATGCATCGCAGCGaaagtttaaacaaattaatgaaaatcttCATTTTGGCATTCCTGTGCAATGAAATGCATTCGA GTCTTACACAATCGAATGCCGCGGAACACCCCTTCGATGCCTACCCCAGCAGCTTAAACGGCAGCGAGGCAACATTGGAGCATGCGTACTATCAAGCTTCTATCCGTTTGGCCATTGAAGACTACATGTTTGGCGAGGGACACATTTGCGGCGGCGCAGTGATAGCACCGTCTGTGGTGCTAACCGTCGCACACTGCATACACAA CTACCGGACGCAGACGTCGCGTCACCCGGCCGAATTGAAAGTGGTCATGGGCACGCTGAATCGTTATCAACGCGACGAACACACGCTCGTCTACGGTGTGACCCACGTTCATCGGCCGCGCACATTCAACGCACACAGCTTACACGATGATATAGCGATCATAATGCTGGAACGTGACATTCCACCCGCACATCCCACTGTGAAACCGATTACTCTCAGTTTAACGGCATTACGCAACGTGAAGGTCTCTGAAACGATGGCAGATGACGCGGTGAAGCAACATAAGTTAGTGGTAACTAGCTGGCTGGTTACTAAAGAG CACCTACCCTATACCCAACTGATGTCGTTCAATGCCACCCAACTGAGCGGTCAGCAGTGTGCAGATAAATATGGACAAATCTATGGACCAGATATGGTGTGTGTAGGTTATCTGGGTTCACAAGCACAAGAGACCGCATGCCAACAAGACGCCGGTGCACCGTTGGTGGAGAATAATCAGCTGCTGGCGCTTAACGGCAAACAAAGCGTTGATTGTAAGTCAAACGCAGATCCGGTGACTTTCGTCGATGTTAGTCATCACGCTAATTGGATACTGGAGAAGATTGGAGATGGGAAAAATTGTAATAGTTCCATTTGGGGTATGCTGGCCTTTTTAATATTCACAATTTGGACGGCGAGACGCACGAAATATTTCAAGTTTTGGCTTTAA
- the LOC105213827 gene encoding trypsin eta — MELQGFSWCLIYVCLAFQVVQSTKFHNSSLTHWKRHEGKIINGTEAQWEGTQYQVSVRLTSGDWLFGAGHICGGALIAPNTVLTAAHCIWSTTFNRFRNASDYTVVMGNLNRYQQDNGTTLVFGVSKLSVHREFNATSYANDVAILQLDGRVPVNFTRARVIPLNHERNLNASHAVCQVSGWGRNENGVYSPQLMVVDVGIVNRTQCTVNYGALVRDGMICAGYMEGGRDACVGDSGGPLVCGDQLVGVVSFGVGCARPGYPGVYADVASYVPWINNQTKSFEDVGGFGDDGVGGDDGVGDGGDDGDGPNYGGGVIGANAAGMRSCVSLLIMAFCCSLLTRVR, encoded by the exons ATGGAATTACAAGGGTTTTCCTGGTGCCTAATTTATGTCTGCCTGGCATTTCAAGTGGTGCAGAGCAcaa AATTCCACAATTCTTCGTTGACGCACTGGAAACGCCATGAGGGCAAGATAATCAACGGCACCGAGGCACAGTGGGAAGGCACACAGTATCAGGTGTCGGTGCGTTTGACGTCGGGCGATTGGCTCTTTGGGGCTGGCCACATCTGCGGCGGTGCGCTTATCGCGCCCAACACTGTGCTGACCGCGGCGCATTGCATCTGGAG TACCACCTTCAATCGTTTTCGTAATGCCAGCGACTACACGGTGGTCATGGGCAATTTGAATCGTTATCAGCAAGATAACGGTACTACTTTGGTGTTTGGCGTGTCGAAGTTGTCGGTGCATCGCGAATTCAATGCCACCAGCTATGCGAATGACGTGGCAATATTGCAGTTGGATGGCCGAGTGCCGGTGAATTTTACACGCGCTCGTGTAATACCGTTAAATCACGAGCGAAATTTGAATGCCAGCCATGCCGTATGTCAAGTGTCCGGTTGGGGACGCAACGAGAAT GGCGTTTACTCACCGCAGTTAATGGTGGTCGATGTGGGCATTGTGAATAGGACTCAATGTACCGTTAATTATGGTGCACTAGTGCGTGACGGCATGATTTGTGCTGGCTACATGGAAGGAGGACGTGATGCTTGCGTTGGCGACTCCGGTGGACCGTTGGTGTGCGGCGATCAGCTGGTGGGCGTGGTGTCGTTTGGTGTGGGCTGCGCACGGCCCGGCTATCCGGGCGTTTACGCAGATGTGGCCAGTTATGTGCCGTGGATCAACAATCAAACGAAGTCTTTCGAGGATGTTGGTGGTTTTGGAGATGACGGTGTCGGTGGTGATGACGGTGTTGGCGATGGCGGCGACGATGGTGACGGTCCCAATTATGGTGGCGGTGTTATTGGCGCCAATGCAGCTGGTATGCGCAGTTGTGTGTCGTTGCTGATTATGGCCTTCTGCTGCTCGCTACTCACGCGGGTGCGATAA
- the LOC105213830 gene encoding trypsin eta, translating into MCFKMLKYLIITLTLCVMLQSQVGDASPSSSQLSFELNGRIINGTVASFNATKHQVSIRRRRNDGYFFGTGHICGGSLISSDVVLSAAHCFVNYDINNGTFRPDEDFTVVMGNLDRFERNNYTLVFDVQKIIYNVSHFNLSTYERDIALVFLNDSVPANYTRAQIIKLNTQQVPHDTVCQATGWGETEEGYLSDILLTVDVPIINETVCASETNYHPSLIREGMLCAGYPQGGRDACAGDSGGPLVCKNKLAGIVSWGKSCAVPLQPGVYTNVSYWSQWIEEHSGVKGAASISHVSTFLTLLTLALLALLD; encoded by the exons ATGTGtttcaaaatgttaaaatatttaataattacgcTGACATTATGCGTTATGCTACAGAGTCAAGTAGGAG ACGCCTCACCGAGTAGTAGCCAACTGAGTTTCGAGCTAAACGGGCGCATTATCAATGGCACCGTGGCGAGTTTTAATGCCACCAAACATCAGGTCTCCATTAGGCGTCGTCGCAATGATGGCTACTTCTTTGGCACCGGTCATATCTGTGGCGGTTCGTTGATTAGTTCGGATGTAGTGCTCTCCGCGGCGCATTGTTTCGTCAA TTACGACATCAATAACGGTACATTCCGTCCAGATGAGGACTTTACGGTGGTTATGGGCAATCTGGATCGTTTCGAACGCAATAATTACACGCTGGTGTTTGACGTGCAGAAGATCATCTACAATGTGAGCCATTTCAATTTGAGCACCTATGAGCGGGACATTGCTTTGGTGTTCCTGAACGATTCAGTGCCCGCGAATTACACTAGAGCTCAAATAATAAAACTGAATACCCAACAAGTGCCGCATGACACAGTTTGTCAAGCAACCGGTTGGGGTGAAACTGAGGAG GGCTACTTGTCCGATATTTTGCTGACTGTTGATGTGCCGATCATTAATGAAACTGTCTGCGCCAGTGAAACGAATTACCATCCTAGTCTGATACGTGAAGGTATGCTTTGCGCTGGCTATCCACAGGGTGGGCGTGATGCCTGCGCTGGTGACTCAGGTGGTCCACTGGTCTGCAAAAACAAATTGGCTGGTATTGTATCGTGGGGCAAGAGTTGTGCCGTACCGTTACAACCGGGTGTCTACACAAATGTCTCCTATTGGTCGCAATGGATCGAAGAGCATAGCGGGGTTAAAGGCGCAGCGAgcattagtcatgtttctacaTTTTTGACTCTACTGACACTTGCTCTTCTGGCTTTACTGGATTGA